Proteins from one Niallia circulans genomic window:
- a CDS encoding TRM11 family SAM-dependent methyltransferase, with product MKIKGYLYTISFHEDETDLCKLEMRSLFPDDSISPKGFVESKLELEQSRSPFMKGRVDIVAESESYHELLSVISEIGLKAASYKVVFIKGDGNIPFSDRKRMEREAGAYIEGTADLQNPEQTFAVMFANDRWIFGFYHKSKSVWLEHQNKPNQYSTALSTRLARAVANIAVPHPAGVKAIDPCCGIGTVLIEALSMGIDIVGSDINPLVTGKARENIAYFHLSGEVLLQDIKLVNGVFDVAIIDMPYNLCSVLPYEEKLEMLKSARRFAKKAVIVSIEEVDEAIKQAGFAIVDRCTANKGSFKRHVLVCK from the coding sequence TTGAAAATCAAAGGTTATCTTTATACTATATCTTTTCATGAGGATGAAACAGACTTATGCAAGCTGGAGATGCGCTCTCTTTTTCCGGATGACAGTATCTCTCCCAAAGGTTTTGTCGAAAGCAAGCTGGAGCTTGAGCAAAGCAGAAGTCCATTTATGAAAGGAAGGGTGGACATAGTTGCAGAAAGTGAAAGCTATCATGAACTTTTGTCCGTAATAAGTGAAATTGGTTTAAAAGCAGCTTCCTATAAAGTCGTTTTTATAAAAGGAGATGGAAATATTCCATTTTCTGATAGAAAACGGATGGAAAGAGAAGCTGGTGCATATATAGAGGGAACTGCTGATTTACAAAACCCGGAACAGACATTTGCTGTCATGTTTGCAAATGACCGCTGGATATTTGGTTTTTACCATAAAAGTAAATCTGTTTGGCTCGAGCACCAAAACAAGCCTAATCAATATTCCACTGCATTAAGCACGAGGCTAGCAAGAGCTGTTGCTAATATTGCCGTGCCACATCCCGCAGGTGTGAAGGCGATTGATCCTTGCTGTGGCATCGGCACTGTTTTGATTGAAGCGTTGTCGATGGGAATAGACATTGTCGGCAGTGATATTAATCCGCTAGTAACAGGCAAAGCGCGAGAAAATATTGCTTATTTTCATTTAAGTGGAGAGGTGCTTTTACAGGATATCAAGCTTGTGAATGGTGTATTTGATGTAGCCATTATTGATATGCCATACAACCTTTGTTCTGTACTTCCGTATGAGGAAAAGCTTGAAATGCTTAAAAGTGCGAGAAGATTTGCTAAAAAAGCAGTCATTGTTTCTATAGAAGAAGTTGATGAAGCTATTAAACAAGCTGGATTCGCGATTGTCGACCGCTGTACAGCAAATAAAGGCAGCTTTAAAAGACATGTACTAGTTTGTAAATAA
- a CDS encoding S8 family peptidase translates to MRPEVKVIPYKVEQVVQLTNEVPTGIQQIQAPALWAKSKGKGIKIAILDTGCDTTHPDLQERIIGGYNFTDDDNSNPDIYTDYNGHGTHVAGTIAAVENANGVVGAAPESSLLIVKVLNGQGSGQYDWIANGIHYAIEQNVDIISMSLGGPDDVQALHDAVKRAVDNQILVVCAAGNEGDGRDTTEELGYPAAYNEVISVGSVDFTRSSSEFSNSNREVDLAAPGENILSTYLNGQYARLSGTSMAAPHVSGGLALIKAIAVQEFDRQLTEPELYAQLIKRTVPLGFSPKLEGNGLLYLTAPEKLAEAIQSTVTEMLSV, encoded by the coding sequence TTGAGACCAGAAGTGAAGGTAATACCTTACAAAGTAGAGCAAGTGGTGCAACTGACAAATGAGGTGCCAACAGGAATACAGCAAATTCAAGCACCTGCATTATGGGCAAAATCGAAAGGAAAAGGAATAAAGATTGCAATCCTTGATACAGGCTGTGATACGACACATCCTGATTTGCAGGAGCGCATAATTGGCGGCTATAACTTTACAGATGATGATAACTCGAACCCAGATATTTATACAGATTATAATGGACATGGCACACATGTGGCAGGAACAATTGCGGCTGTTGAAAATGCTAATGGAGTTGTTGGTGCAGCACCAGAAAGCTCCCTTCTTATCGTGAAGGTCCTTAACGGACAAGGTTCAGGGCAGTATGATTGGATTGCCAACGGAATTCACTATGCTATCGAACAAAATGTTGATATTATCTCGATGAGCTTAGGAGGACCAGATGATGTCCAAGCCCTTCATGATGCCGTCAAAAGAGCAGTCGACAACCAAATCCTTGTTGTCTGCGCAGCGGGAAATGAAGGCGATGGACGTGACACAACAGAAGAGCTTGGCTATCCTGCAGCCTATAACGAAGTAATCAGTGTCGGTTCCGTGGATTTTACACGAAGCTCTTCTGAATTTTCCAATTCTAACAGAGAAGTAGACCTTGCAGCTCCAGGAGAAAATATTCTGTCCACCTATTTGAATGGCCAATATGCTAGACTTAGCGGCACATCCATGGCTGCACCGCATGTCTCTGGCGGACTAGCCTTAATCAAGGCGATTGCCGTTCAGGAGTTTGATAGACAGCTAACAGAACCGGAGCTGTATGCACAGCTAATTAAACGGACTGTTCCTCTTGGCTTCTCTCCAAAACTAGAAGGAAACGGACTGTTATATTTAACAGCACCAGAGAAGCTGGCAGAAGCAATCCAGTCGACAGTTACAGAAATGCTGTCAGTTTAA